The region GATTCGTCTCGTCTCCATCGACCACGTCGTGCCCATTCCCGTCAGCAGCTGCGCAGCGTCAACGAGAACTCATCTCTACTTGTGTCCCCAGGTCCCCTGGAGAGCATGCTcaagaccaccaccgagACAGGGGATATCGGTTTGTTCTCCATCAGACCAGCTCGCTCGTCAGGGAATTTGCATGCTTCTTCACCCCGTCGGAGACCAGCTTATGGCGGAACACCGCTCAACAGACGTCCCAATGGCGATGGGATGAGGAGTTATAGTCTCCGGGACGACCGAAGATGGCTACCATCATATCGAGACACCACATCCGAGATCATCTCCATGTACGGATCCGATAGCCGGTACTCTGCCTCCGCCTCCAGCGCACTTACACGCCCGTGTGACGACATGGGAAATAGGTCTTACTCCATGACAACGTGTAGCTCACACCGCCCGCCGAGTCAAAAAGCATCAGGGGACCTCCAGAGCCAGCAGCAGGAAGGCTATCTCCAGAGGCCTCGCTCTCCCTACCCATACCCAACGAGGCTGAAACGGCCAGGGGTTCGGCCCGCTTCACCAGCCTTGACGGAGAATGGGGCCGTCGATTATAGTAAAATGGTTGGGATTGATAGGGTGTCTCTCGTGAGTCTATGTCATTTGCTATGTCGACTATTCTGACCATGTCCAGCGCACCGTTCACGGTTCGTACAAGCCGACCTATCCTCAGTATGGCAATCGACAGGTACCACGGCTTCGCCAGGATGGCACCAGCTCAAGTGAATCGTTTTCGAGTTACGCTGCGGCCGAGAAGCATAGTCTTTCTGCCGGCCTGCCCCTGTCCCCCGCTCCGTGGGGCCATCGTTACCGCGGTCGTCTTGGGAGCAGCGCATCTGAACACAGCCTTAGGACTTCTAGTTTAACATCGATTCTTAACATGTACCAACGTTCGACGTGTGGGCCACCGACCCGGGACCCGTCTCTTCGCGTGAAACCACCGGGCACCTTCTATTACGATTACTCGGAAGGTTTCGATTACACGAATGATAGCCCTCCGCCGTTACCTGACCTTCCCTCTGACATTGTAACCCGCTCCACGAGTGTTTGTCAGTCGCGGGATATGGATAATGTCGTCAAGCATCACTGCCCACCTTCCGGGCCAACACTGCGCTCCGAGGAAGACATCCCAAGCCTTGGGACGCAAGCCCGGAATTCGGAGGAACTCGATTCGCAAAGCCGAAAAGATAAACTTAGCCCTCAAGACACACCAAGGCAGAAGCCCCAGAACGAAGAATCCAATGCTGATAGTCTGGACGAAGACAGCTCTCGGTTCGATGCTGAGCGTTCTCCTCTTTCGCACTCACGAAGatacgaagaagaagaagaatggagTGTCGGAACAGCAGTCGTTCGTCGACGACAAAACACGAGTCTGACCGTCAGGAGTGACTTGCAGTTCTCAACACCGAAAGCCGTGCGAGTTTCTACCATTAGAAGCTATGAAGAGAATATGCGGCGCCTGGCAGTTTCTCCCCCTAAGCTGGGTCCCTTGGCAGACTACACTCACAGTTCCTCGCCGGCCCATTATCGTCAGAGGAGAGCTGTATCCTCACCGCTCAGAGTTCAGACGCGGCGAAACACGGCATATCCAAGAGGTTTCGGTCACTGCGGGCTTGCATCAATGGAAGAGTCGTCGGATGGAATCGTCGGCACAGATGCACAGGATGAGTTTGCGACATCAGAAGACGGCATGGTCCATTCAAATACGTATCTCTCGAGTCTGCCAGCCGCGGAAACGGGTGGTCATTTTCTTCGGCCTTTACATGTGGACGACCCAGCATCCCGAGGCCACAAAAGAAATCTTGCGATGCACACGATAAACACCAACGACCTGCGGAATCTGACCGAGGCTGAAATCGGCTCGATCGTTGACCGCTCCCGAACGCCCATGTTGGCACCACATCCCATCTCGCCAGCAAGGCAACTCCGGCTACAGAACAGCGTGCCGCAGCTCATGAAGGCCTTGCCTCGGTCGCCGGGTATTCCTGTTCGAAGCGAATCTTGTTTCGCCAACTTTTACAGTCAAGATCTCGAATACATAACGGGCTTTTCTACCCCTGATCCTTCTAGCTTCGGTGTCGAGCAACCAACTATGGTTGCCCCCATGTTCCCATACGGCTCAGATCAACAGGAGCCAAAGTTCAAGACGCCGTCTTCGCCGTTGGCTTCTGCCGTGGTTCCAGAAGAGCtaggagatgatggagtATATGCTGATTCGAGAGAGAAGCCAAGGCGCTCGGGCTCACGAAACAGTTCGCGAAATAGTAAGCTGAAGCTCAAGGTTTCCCGAGGTGCTCTCAACAAAATGCATGCGGAAGGCATCGGAGGCAGGAGCAACACGGCCGCTGGGCCAGCAGGAGAATGGTCTGGGCCACATCCCAAACCACGGGGTCGGCCTTCCAGAAACCACATGAATCCAGGGGTAACAAACATGGACAGCCTGGTAGAGTCAGCCGCAGAAGCCGAGAAGACTGACACATGCGATCAAGAGGTTGCTTTCCTCGACAGCCCTTGTTCAAGCATTCCGGCGCCTGCAATACCAGACTCTCACCAAGATGATGTTGGCGATAAGCCATCACCGGCCACACAGGGTCCTAGGGAAGTGACTAGTCCAACGGCTCGGAGTGAGGCGCGGAGCTCACTTCCACACGACAGCTGCGTCAGTGGGCAATCGCCCCGAGGGCTGAAGAAACGCTTCCCGGATTTACGAGTTCGCCTGGCGGAGTCCCGGTTGAGGTCGGCCGAAACACTGACTCCAGACGGTAGGATAGGGGAGGTGATTGAGGTGGTCCTTACTCCTCCTGTCGAGGCACCCATGTCGGAGTCTGGGCATGGCTCCAAGGTGAATCTGACGACGAAAGATGGAGACGGTGATAACAACGCCAGTGATGAGGGAGCTGCTGGGAAGCATCAAGGAAAAGGGTtcagggggaggatgtcaagATGGTTCAAGGTTGCGAGGCAGGCGGTTATGGGGGCCTGTAGTGGGTCGGGGAAAcgaggttgatggttggagtttggggggggggttagggGTGATGTCTTTTTGGGCAtatgggggggtgggggtggttaAGGCTTGGTTTGGCTATTGATGTAATACACGTCATGTGCTGGCCTGGCCTTAGTTTGGTCATTTCACTcgtttggtgttggggtttTATGGTTTCTGTAGCAGGTGTTGATGATACCAGGCTGTTGACAGGGACCGGGTGGTGTTTAAGGGGGGTGTCTGGTGAATGGGAGGGCTGTTAGATTACTCAAAAAGGGAGAACTGAGTTTTTTCTTATAATTTTTGGCATTGTTGCAGTTTCCATTTCTAAACTTTTGAGGTGACGATTGTTCCCTAGGCTAGCCAGTTGCTCTTCCCTCGCTCGATACTCGTCAGCGGCGGCCAGTCCGGACTGCCAAATGTCCGCTACTGTCCAACGGTCGACACTACCCCCTCTCGTGCCAAGGGTGGGCTTGGGCAAGCAGAGAATAGAGTTTTGTCCTTGTCCCATCCACCTCTTGTTTGTTTGACTTTGTCTGACAACGCCGACGAGCAGgcattctttttttttttttttttttttttttttttgctttggggtggatggatgtATTTGTTATTTTCGAATTCATCTTACATGCCGTCAACGTCGTAGCCTTTTTGATTGAGGTTGCTGTCGTTGTGGacggggtgttgggggttgatgggatACAATCGATGATCACGacattttcttcttcttcttcttcttcttttttttctttttcgatTGAAGGATTTGATGTGTTTTTGACGACGAGCATCAAAACGCCAGTTTTCGACAGATGATTTCTCGCTCGGGACCCTTCTGACCTCGACCACATCTTCATTATCACGCGATGGAACACACGTtagatcaccaccacagtaaggggaaggggaaattACACGACATGGCAACGGACGGGAACGGTGCTACCGCCACAACCGCGCAAGAATTCCCTCTCCGTCGAAGATCAAAACCGCCGCTTAAACCCGACgagccgggggaggggagcgggTCGAGGACGCCGCCTcctggggatgaggatgccgaggtggtgggtggggggtCTGTTAGGTACATTTCTGATTTGGACGGGGAGGACAGCAgcggggtggttgatgagggagggaaaggaagaaaaagggggggcgggttgAGGGAAAAGTTTAGAgagtgggggaggaggttgaggttgatttgtgggaggaggggggggaggagaagaaggaaaggggttgataaagggaaggggaggatggtggcgacagagggggagggggatcaagagggggatggggtggtgggggtggtggtagtgggggggcgggatgaagaaggagaggaagaggaagaggaagaagaagggatgTATAACACGTTGCCGCGGCCGCTGTCGTCGAATCCGGTCAACGGGTTGGGTGAGACGCACCCTGCTCTGAGGCCGGGGgtgccgggggagggggttgactTTTTTGATAACCCTCCTCCAAATACACAGGATCAACAGCTGGCGACGGTGAGAGAGGTGATGGGGTCagggccgaggaggtttgCTCCCGCTCCTGTTGTtatgacgacgacgacgacgcctGCTTTACCGCGACTACAtgatccctcctcctctatcTCGCAACATGGTGGGTTTGATCATcaccgacaacaacaccaacaccaaccggTAATCATCCACTCGCCGCACCCCATCGCCGACACGTATACCCACGAGGAGGATTGGGCGCGTGTTCACCAGGCCAAGGCGAGTCAGCACCTTGCTCCACGACCGTTGTTGtcacagcatcagcagcaaacAATCATGATACCGGAACGGCACTCGAGCAAGTGGAGAGTGAGGAGTTTTTACTCTGGTAGTTTTAGGACCCGGTCGCAGTGCGGGAGCTTTGACAGCAGGATGAGCTGGAACCCGTTTGATTTGCCGGGGCCACCGAAGAGGACGCTGATGAGCGATATGGAGAGTTTGttgggcgggaggggggggggtgttggggggaggaggtcgcAGGGGAGTTGTAGTATGGGGCAGAGGCAGGGGGGCAGTAGTTTTCCTTGGCCACCGACTAATTCGGtgaagacggggaggagcAGTACGATTGAGCAGCCTGATTCGGCggttggtggggtggggttgaggggggatgatgaggatgggttTATGCGCGGTGATGCTGCGAACAAGACTGTTGTCTCGTCTCACACGCCAACCCCGATGTCTGTTCGGAGTCccccgacgacgacaaagACTACGCTCGGGAGGGATCCGTCAAGGAAAACGGATGGGTCTAATATTGGGATGACGTCGTGGAGTGGGACGGGGAGCGAGACGGTGAATGACGCGGTGCTTGGTGGACTGGGAGAGCAGAGGAGAAAGAGTGGTGGGGCGGGGAGGtgagacgaggacgaggaggaagtcgAGAGGATGGGAGTGAAGGATGGGGCGGAGACTTCTACTGGCGAGGCcggggttgaggggaggaggctggggagggggaggaaggtttGTTAGGGACAGTCACCCGAGAGGTGGAGGGATTCGGCGTATGATAAGTAATGGATGGTAGTCTTTTCCGGAGATTAGAGCTTTCTTTGGTCAGGGGGTTCGTTGGTTTGGAATTGTTTGCTTGGATTCGGTTTGGGGTTGAATAGGGGGTGTTGAATAGGGGGTGTTGAACAGCGGAGTATGCAGAGCAGCGTTGAATACCTAATAAGGGCTTGGTTACAGCAGGCAGGTTGTTGGATAGATGGagtataatattatatagctaACGTTTGTGTTTCTGTCTTGCCGGGTatgttggtgttgagttATTACTAGtataccccccccccttatATTCACTCCTGAAACTATGTATTAACGACTCTCTGCCTATTTATATCCTCCAACTCCATGTCATCTTTTGCCAAACCCTACAGACAAAATTCTAAAATACCCCACCCCCAATAATAAAaaccctcgcctcctccctcccaacccactTGACCACCCGATTCGCCGCCTCCGTCATCGCTTGCCTGCTCACATTCGGCCCCGCGACGCAGTAAAACTCAAACAAGGGCGTCACCCACCCCAAACTGGCGCAGTCCCCGCCCACAGAATAAATGACCTTGAGGTGGGAGTGTTTCGCGTGCATAGCCGCGTGCAGTGTTTGGTACTGGGACATGAGTTTGCGTCTTGCCATCGGGGATGTGAACAACGGGTGGAGCGAGCTCATGACGAACTGGACGTTGGGGCGGGATTTGTAGATGAAGTGGGATATCGGTGGGGAGTTGCTgccggggaggatggaggataTGGATGGTCGTGGGCTGGCGAGGGATGAtcggatgagggagaggtgggtggatttggtgagggagttgtaTAGTGAGGTacggagggaggagaaggggaagaaggattCCCTGTCCggggagatgaggatgagggcgaTCTCCTGGGGGGATTCTGgctgcgggggagggggcggtggtggctgtggtggtggagagccTTCCTCTGGTATTGTCggggtgctgctggaggtaggctttgttgttgatgatggctttgGCTGGGTTTCATTGCCGTCTTCGTCGAAGAAGGAGACGTACATGTAGAGGTAGCCGCTGTTGTTGAACGCAGGGAGACAGATGGGGATCCAGgattcgccgccgccggaTTTGATGCTGCCTGATTCGAAGAGCATGTTGAAGATCAGTTGGAGGTcgctggggtggagggagtgCTTTCGTGGGCGGATGACCGAGACGAGTTTTCCGCCTGCGACTATGAGACCATATAAGAGCTTTTCGGCGCGGTTCTTGAGAAAGATATTGTTGATGGCGTGGCGTTGGGATTTCCGGAGCTTGAGGCATTCCAGTGCCCCGAGAAGAGCGGCGGGGGAGCCTTTGGTGAAGCTATCGGCGAGTGAGGATAATAGCGTTTCCGTTCCCTCCAGAGGCTTTCTCAGATCGGTGGAGGGACGGTGGACAAATATGTTTTTGAGGGTGGGAAGAGTCAAGGTTGAAAGAATTTGCATGTACAGGGCCTCGAGCTGGCCTCGCAGCTGAGAATCGCTTTCTCCAAGTTTGCTGATGGCCACAAAGTAGAGTGGCCCAGCAGTCAAAACGACAAAGCGTGCCTTGCCAGCGGTAAAGCCCATGAGCGGATCTTTGACTCCTTCGTAAAACGATATAATGGTCTGTATGACGCCCATGGATGAGTTGATCAGACTTAAATCACCGTGTCGACTCCATATTGGTTTTCCGGCAGACGACAGAATCAGATAGTGCTTCATCTTGGACTGCCACATGGACAGCCTCACGTCGTCGGTCAAGTTTTCTGGGATGTTGTCAAACTCATTCTCGAATCCAGACAGTTCACCAGAGTCACCAGACTCAATGGCTTCGAAGGGCTGGACAGTTTCTGACTGAGATCGC is a window of Podospora pseudopauciseta strain CBS 411.78 chromosome 1, whole genome shotgun sequence DNA encoding:
- a CDS encoding hypothetical protein (EggNog:ENOG503P4HV), which gives rise to MEPPIHITRRSRSHGALNRSYSSTSASDSSRLHRPRRAHSRQQLRSVNENSSLLVSPGPLESMLKTTTETGDIGLFSIRPARSSGNLHASSPRRRPAYGGTPLNRRPNGDGMRSYSLRDDRRWLPSYRDTTSEIISMYGSDSRYSASASSALTRPCDDMGNRSYSMTTCSSHRPPSQKASGDLQSQQQEGYLQRPRSPYPYPTRLKRPGVRPASPALTENGAVDYSKMVGIDRVSLRTVHGSYKPTYPQYGNRQVPRLRQDGTSSSESFSSYAAAEKHSLSAGLPLSPAPWGHRYRGRLGSSASEHSLRTSSLTSILNMYQRSTCGPPTRDPSLRVKPPGTFYYDYSEGFDYTNDSPPPLPDLPSDIVTRSTSVCQSRDMDNVVKHHCPPSGPTLRSEEDIPSLGTQARNSEELDSQSRKDKLSPQDTPRQKPQNEESNADSLDEDSSRFDAERSPLSHSRRYEEEEEWSVGTAVVRRRQNTSLTVRSDLQFSTPKAVRVSTIRSYEENMRRLAVSPPKLGPLADYTHSSSPAHYRQRRAVSSPLRVQTRRNTAYPRGFGHCGLASMEESSDGIVGTDAQDEFATSEDGMVHSNTYLSSLPAAETGGHFLRPLHVDDPASRGHKRNLAMHTINTNDLRNLTEAEIGSIVDRSRTPMLAPHPISPARQLRLQNSVPQLMKALPRSPGIPVRSESCFANFYSQDLEYITGFSTPDPSSFGVEQPTMVAPMFPYGSDQQEPKFKTPSSPLASAVVPEELGDDGVYADSREKPRRSGSRNSSRNSKLKLKVSRGALNKMHAEGIGGRSNTAAGPAGEWSGPHPKPRGRPSRNHMNPGVTNMDSLVESAAEAEKTDTCDQEVAFLDSPCSSIPAPAIPDSHQDDVGDKPSPATQGPREVTSPTARSEARSSLPHDSCVSGQSPRGLKKRFPDLRVRLAESRLRSAETLTPDGRIGEVIEVVLTPPVEAPMSESGHGSKVNLTTKDGDGDNNASDEGAAGKHQGKGFRGRMSRWFKVARQAVMGACSGSGKRG
- the MON1 gene encoding Vacuolar fusion protein mon1 (BUSCO:EOG092624JL; EggNog:ENOG503NUUU; COG:U) is translated as MAQETEEGNAVSSPSPPSPSPPPPPLPPRRKISGEAPLQVGGQLQSKPTTAVSSIDISTLSFPDGTRGTFPTPSVGSGPSPLNSGYGTPSRDSSGDNLTDSMSVMSLAPTVRAPGDLASLVAGEFNRKSRAWNLLRSQSETVQPFEAIESGDSGELSGFENEFDNIPENLTDDVRLSMWQSKMKHYLILSSAGKPIWSRHGDLSLINSSMGVIQTIISFYEGVKDPLMGFTAGKARFVVLTAGPLYFVAISKLGESDSQLRGQLEALYMQILSTLTLPTLKNIFVHRPSTDLRKPLEGTETLLSSLADSFTKGSPAALLGALECLKLRKSQRHAINNIFLKNRAEKLLYGLIVAGGKLVSVIRPRKHSLHPSDLQLIFNMLFESGSIKSGGGESWIPICLPAFNNSGYLYMYVSFFDEDGNETQPKPSSTTKPTSSSTPTIPEEGSPPPQPPPPPPPQPESPQEIALILISPDRESFFPFSSLRTSLYNSLTKSTHLSLIRSSLASPRPSISSILPGSNSPPISHFIYKSRPNVQFVMSSLHPLFTSPMARRKLMSQYQTLHAAMHAKHSHLKVIYSVGGDCASLGWVTPLFEFYCVAGPNVSRQAMTEAANRVVKWVGREEARVFIIGGGVF